From a single Anas acuta chromosome 16, bAnaAcu1.1, whole genome shotgun sequence genomic region:
- the FITM2 gene encoding acyl-coenzyme A diphosphatase FITM2 — translation MAGRGPRMPTAAALLPPLTATAGPGARRAPPGGARGARRWPCGGGGRSREPGSARSGGREGGGRGAMERLERCSRSLRAGLAAGAVRRRLPWVLLGIVLLGSALKDGDLVPETPMQNKRNLLNVYFVKVAWAWTFWLLLPFIGVTTYFFAKSKFLYGPTKSILTALRRLSALLVGTAIWYVCTGLFMYIENLTGMCSTSGKHNEPHRLYATKQECHQNNGIWNGFDISGHCFLLSYCALMIVEEMAVLEGLSIDQNSKLRVVVNSLFVSLCFLTMIWVFMFVCTAIYFHDFSQKLLGALIGLSAWYVTYRVWYLKPFSPGLPLPNIPLSSKKYSYSR, via the exons ATGGCGGGGCGGGGGCCGCGCATGCCCACAGCGGCCGcgctccttcctcccctcaccgccaccgcggggccgggggcccgGCGGGCGCCGCCCGGGGGCGCCCGAGGAGCTCGGCGGTGGCCGTGTGGTGGCGGCGGGCGGAGCCGGGAGCCGGGCTCGGCTCGTTCCGGGGGCCGCGAAGGAGGCGGGCGGGGAGCGATGGAGCGGCTGGAGCGGTGCAGCCGCTCGCTGCGCGCCGGGCTGGCGGCCGGGGCCGTGCGCCGCCGgctgccctgggtgctgctcGGCATCGTCCTCCTCGGGTCGGCGCTGAAGGACGGCGACCTGGTGCCGGAGACGCCCATGCAGAACAAGCGCAACCTGCTCAACGT ATACTTTGTCAAGGTGGCTTGGGCATGGACGTTCTGGCTTCTGCTGCCCTTCATCGGAGTTACCACCTACTTTTTTGCCAAGAGCAAGTTCCTCTATGGTCCCACGAAGAGCATTTTGACAGCTCTGCGGCGTCTTAGTGCACTGCTGGTGGGCACTGCCATCTGGTACGTCTGCACCGGACTCTTCATGTATATCGAGAATCTCACCGGCATGTGCTCTACCTCGGGTAAACACAACGAGCCTCACCGGCTGTATGCCACCAAGCAGGAGTGCCACCAGAACAATGGGATCTGGAATGGTTTTGATATCTCAGGGCACTGTTTTCTGCTCTCGTACTGTGCTCTAATGATTGTGGAGGAAATGGCAGTGCTGGAAGGCTTGTCCATAGACCAGAACTCAAAGCTGCGTGTTGTGGTCAACagcctttttgtttccttgtgttTTCTCACCATGATCTGGGTATTCATGTTTGTGTGCACTGCCATATATTTCCATGATTTCAGTCAAAAGCTTCTTGGTGCACTGATAGGTTTATCAGCTTGGTATGTAACGTACAGAGTTTGGTACTTGAAACCCTTTTCTCCTGGACTACCTCTCCCAAATATACCTTTGAGTTCAAAGAAATACAGCTACAGCAGATAA